From Oceanispirochaeta sp., a single genomic window includes:
- a CDS encoding glycoside hydrolase family 38 C-terminal domain-containing protein translates to MNHSLMFTYEKSEKMLSLLEPRRYTRIFNNFDIQFCSGKELDESRIQTIKPGFRWGGYNQYGWLILNINLPEYFKDKLVTGLFDFGRTGMGNNSGFESLCYLNGEKYQGVDLNHQEVLLPEGLVSFEMKFLLWAGLDGGGNEAELGLTHEIKKCLFSVLDKKIDYFYYLLKALLQTLKQMDQGSSLYQKLMNLLNQVYNRISLNNPEKMIQDIYDAHIFLEKELSVLREDHSDTVRCLGHTHIDVAWLWTLDHTREKAQRSFATVLRLMERYPDYIFFQSQPHIYDKLKQDAPEIYKQIKERVKEGVWEPNGGMWVEADCLLTGGESLVRQLLYGKAFFNEEFGVESNVLWLPDVFGYSAALPQILKLADIDSFMTTKISWNQYNRIPNDTFNWRGIDGSEVITHFVTTPTLGDAGDLESLDFYTYNGMITASSINGIWNSYSNKGFTDELLLSYGYGDGGGGVTREMLEMVDKLDKIPGNPKLVTGKAGEYFEKLQDLKKEKGLNTWDGELYLEFHRGTFTSQAKTKRFNRKLEYALRNSEVLALMEGTDSYPSDFFEAHWKEVLTRQFHDILPGSSITEVYDEAEKTYTKLEASLNEKIQDTVNEMKCPGSGYALFNPNSFATHETVFVAGDVPGAFLDEGGQGVPSQRSLQKDGFYLSVELAPLSFKNLNLVSSSERRDEQNNQDSRTDLREVEDQHYRIKWNNAGKITSLLQKSAGKELVPEGKFYNDLKTFEDKPRHFDAWELEPYYREKCIPVDDLISSRLIEDGPVLKIIEFVWKYQSSSITQYMKLYADTERIDFDTTVDWQERNTLLRTFFETDIRSTRASYDIQFGHVERNTHDNTIWDFAKFEVPAQKWSDLSQRGRGLALLNDCKYGYSIKNSTLGMSLLKSAEAPDKTADWGIHEFCYSVLPHDGDIYTAGVEKESLILNNPAQVFEGHVGNTETFVSLDRENILIDAVKLSEDGKAVIIRMHEYAGMECDLKVESLIDFNHGVS, encoded by the coding sequence ATGAACCACAGTCTTATGTTTACATATGAAAAAAGTGAAAAAATGCTGAGCCTCCTTGAACCCAGGAGGTACACCAGGATTTTCAACAATTTTGATATTCAGTTTTGCAGTGGAAAGGAACTGGATGAATCCAGAATCCAGACCATAAAACCTGGCTTCCGCTGGGGTGGGTATAATCAGTACGGCTGGCTCATTCTCAATATAAATCTCCCCGAATATTTCAAGGATAAACTGGTTACCGGTCTTTTTGACTTTGGAAGAACCGGGATGGGGAATAACAGCGGTTTTGAGTCTTTGTGCTACCTCAATGGTGAAAAATACCAGGGGGTAGACCTGAATCATCAGGAAGTCCTCCTTCCCGAGGGGCTGGTCTCTTTCGAAATGAAATTTCTGCTTTGGGCCGGGTTGGATGGCGGAGGAAATGAAGCCGAACTCGGCCTGACTCATGAGATCAAAAAATGCCTTTTTTCAGTCCTGGACAAGAAAATTGACTATTTTTATTACCTGCTGAAGGCCCTTCTTCAAACACTGAAGCAGATGGATCAAGGCAGCAGCCTGTATCAGAAACTGATGAATTTACTAAACCAGGTTTACAACAGGATCTCTCTGAATAACCCTGAGAAAATGATTCAGGATATCTATGATGCCCATATTTTTCTGGAAAAAGAACTTTCAGTACTACGGGAAGACCACTCTGACACCGTGCGCTGTCTGGGACATACTCATATAGATGTCGCCTGGCTCTGGACCCTGGATCATACCCGGGAAAAGGCGCAGCGCTCTTTTGCGACTGTCTTAAGGCTGATGGAGCGCTACCCTGATTATATTTTTTTCCAGTCACAGCCTCACATCTATGACAAATTGAAGCAGGATGCACCGGAAATCTATAAACAGATCAAAGAGAGGGTCAAGGAAGGAGTCTGGGAGCCTAACGGCGGCATGTGGGTGGAAGCCGACTGCCTTCTGACCGGAGGAGAGTCTCTTGTGAGGCAGCTGCTTTATGGAAAAGCCTTCTTCAATGAGGAATTCGGAGTCGAAAGCAATGTGCTCTGGCTTCCCGATGTCTTCGGGTATTCTGCTGCTCTGCCTCAGATCCTGAAGCTGGCTGACATCGATTCCTTCATGACGACGAAAATAAGCTGGAATCAATACAATCGAATTCCCAATGATACCTTTAACTGGCGCGGCATCGATGGTTCAGAAGTCATCACTCATTTTGTGACGACTCCTACCCTCGGAGATGCCGGAGATCTGGAGTCCCTCGATTTTTATACCTACAACGGCATGATAACAGCCAGCTCCATCAACGGTATCTGGAACAGCTACAGCAACAAGGGTTTTACTGATGAGCTGCTCCTGAGCTACGGCTATGGTGATGGGGGTGGGGGTGTCACGAGAGAGATGCTCGAGATGGTAGATAAACTGGATAAAATTCCAGGAAATCCCAAGCTGGTAACCGGGAAAGCAGGGGAGTATTTTGAGAAACTTCAGGATCTCAAAAAGGAAAAAGGATTGAACACCTGGGATGGTGAGCTTTATCTTGAGTTCCATAGAGGCACCTTTACCTCCCAGGCTAAAACAAAGAGATTCAATCGGAAGCTGGAATATGCACTGCGCAACAGTGAAGTGCTAGCCCTTATGGAGGGAACAGATTCATACCCGAGTGATTTCTTTGAAGCCCATTGGAAAGAAGTTTTGACCCGGCAGTTCCATGATATTCTTCCCGGGTCCAGTATCACAGAAGTGTATGATGAAGCAGAAAAAACGTATACAAAACTTGAAGCTTCATTGAATGAGAAAATACAGGATACAGTGAATGAAATGAAGTGTCCTGGTTCGGGTTATGCTCTGTTCAATCCAAATTCATTTGCTACTCACGAGACAGTTTTTGTCGCCGGTGATGTCCCCGGGGCATTTCTGGACGAGGGTGGTCAGGGAGTTCCTTCCCAGAGGAGCCTTCAAAAAGATGGATTCTATCTCTCGGTAGAGCTGGCGCCCCTTTCCTTTAAAAATCTCAATCTTGTATCCTCTTCCGAGAGAAGGGATGAACAGAATAATCAGGATTCTCGTACTGATCTGAGAGAAGTGGAAGATCAGCATTACAGGATTAAATGGAATAATGCCGGTAAAATCACGTCTCTGCTGCAGAAGTCGGCGGGAAAGGAACTCGTTCCCGAGGGGAAATTCTACAATGATCTAAAGACTTTTGAGGATAAGCCAAGGCATTTCGATGCCTGGGAGCTGGAACCCTATTATAGGGAAAAATGCATACCCGTTGATGATCTGATATCATCCAGATTGATTGAAGATGGACCTGTTCTTAAAATTATCGAATTTGTCTGGAAATACCAGTCTTCTTCAATTACTCAGTATATGAAGTTGTATGCTGATACGGAGCGGATTGACTTTGACACGACAGTGGATTGGCAGGAGCGGAATACCCTTCTCAGAACATTTTTTGAGACGGATATACGCAGCACCCGGGCGAGTTATGATATTCAGTTTGGACATGTGGAAAGGAATACTCATGACAACACCATCTGGGATTTCGCAAAATTTGAAGTTCCTGCACAAAAATGGAGTGATCTTTCCCAGAGAGGCCGAGGTCTGGCACTTCTTAATGACTGTAAATATGGTTACAGCATCAAGAATTCCACCCTGGGCATGTCTCTGTTGAAATCTGCAGAGGCTCCGGATAAGACGGCGGATTGGGGTATTCATGAGTTCTGCTATTCCGTTCTACCTCATGACGGTGATATTTATACGGCCGGCGTTGAGAAGGAATCCCTGATTCTGAATAATCCTGCTCAGGTATTTGAAGGGCATGTCGGAAATACTGAGACATTTGTCAGCCTTGACCGGGAGAATATTCTTATTGATGCGGTCAAACTATCGGAAGATGGAAAGGCTGTGATAATCAGAATGCATGAATATGCGGGTATGGAATGCGATTTAAAGGTGGAGAGCCTGATTGATTTTAATCATGGGGTCTCGTGA
- a CDS encoding carbohydrate ABC transporter permease yields the protein MGQSIPEITTKRRSFYIKRLLRNKGANVSLIFVMVLFIWPMLWLVFASFDANAPLRVRIPEKFTLDNYREVLTNGSNYRSFLNSFILSFSQATLVVILSILASYPLSRYNIKGKGTLMYSLLFLTGLPITAIMVPVYMVFFELKIINSLISTTLFLVSTALPYSIWMMKNFLDDVPITLEEAAWIDGASTLQTIRHIILPAILPGLLVVFIFTFSGSWGNFFVPFILISSVEKMPASVAIYQFFGAYGTVQFGQLAAFSLLYTLPIAGLYILSQRFMSNGFSLGGSIK from the coding sequence ATGGGTCAATCAATCCCGGAAATCACTACTAAACGAAGATCCTTTTACATCAAAAGGCTTCTACGGAACAAGGGCGCCAATGTCTCTCTTATATTTGTTATGGTCCTGTTCATATGGCCGATGCTTTGGCTGGTCTTTGCCTCTTTTGATGCGAATGCCCCTCTCAGAGTCAGAATCCCCGAGAAATTCACTCTGGATAATTACAGAGAAGTGTTAACCAATGGTTCAAACTACCGATCTTTTCTCAACAGTTTTATCCTGTCATTTTCTCAGGCGACCCTGGTTGTCATTTTGTCCATTCTGGCTTCCTATCCCTTGTCCCGGTATAATATCAAAGGGAAGGGGACTCTTATGTACAGTCTGTTGTTTCTGACGGGCCTGCCTATCACAGCCATTATGGTTCCTGTCTACATGGTTTTTTTTGAGTTGAAAATAATCAATTCCCTGATCTCCACCACTCTGTTTCTTGTCTCCACTGCATTGCCCTACAGCATTTGGATGATGAAGAATTTTCTGGATGATGTTCCTATCACTCTGGAAGAGGCTGCCTGGATTGATGGCGCCAGCACGCTTCAAACGATCCGGCACATTATTTTACCAGCCATTTTGCCAGGACTTCTTGTTGTTTTCATATTCACGTTTTCAGGGAGCTGGGGAAATTTTTTCGTCCCCTTTATACTGATCAGTTCCGTCGAGAAAATGCCGGCCTCTGTGGCCATCTATCAGTTCTTTGGTGCCTATGGAACGGTTCAATTCGGACAGTTGGCGGCCTTTTCCCTGCTTTATACCCTCCCCATTGCCGGCTTATACATTTTGTCACAAAGATTTATGTCCAATGGATTTTCTCTTGGGGGTTCTATTAAATAG
- a CDS encoding carbohydrate ABC transporter permease — MDKKIIQNINIIGFLSPALILIVLFYFAPSIMALVYSFTDKTLIGVKSQNFGFVGLSNYTKMFSDPRYIKSLINTAVFLLFSAVLGQQILGFTIARFMEKQGKTLQRLVGTSVLLGWVTPEVVVAFVFFAFFNTTGSLNNLLGVFGIKPIAWLFDYGMLAVILANIWRGTAFSMLMYQSALANVPDDSIEAAWLDGANSWQLLFKIILPIIKGTIVTNTILVTLQTIGLFGLIFALTGGGPGYDTTTVPIYMYQKSFISYQLGYGTAMAIVLLIFGILLSALYMKSFKHEM, encoded by the coding sequence TTGGATAAAAAAATAATACAAAATATAAATATAATCGGTTTTTTATCACCTGCCCTCATTCTCATCGTATTGTTTTATTTTGCGCCCTCTATAATGGCCCTTGTTTATTCATTTACAGACAAAACCCTTATCGGTGTAAAATCGCAAAACTTTGGTTTTGTCGGTTTGAGCAATTATACCAAAATGTTTTCGGATCCCCGGTACATCAAGTCTTTAATCAATACAGCCGTCTTTTTGCTCTTTTCCGCTGTCCTGGGACAGCAGATACTGGGATTTACAATCGCCCGTTTTATGGAGAAGCAGGGAAAAACCCTGCAGCGCCTTGTCGGCACTTCCGTTCTCCTTGGATGGGTCACCCCTGAAGTCGTAGTTGCTTTTGTTTTTTTTGCATTCTTCAATACCACCGGATCCCTGAATAACCTGTTGGGAGTCTTCGGTATCAAACCTATTGCCTGGTTGTTTGATTACGGGATGCTGGCTGTCATCCTGGCCAATATCTGGAGAGGAACAGCCTTTTCGATGCTGATGTATCAGTCTGCCCTGGCTAATGTTCCGGATGATTCAATCGAAGCCGCATGGCTCGATGGTGCCAACAGCTGGCAGCTATTATTTAAGATCATACTTCCAATCATAAAAGGAACCATCGTAACAAATACAATCCTGGTTACCTTACAGACCATTGGTTTATTTGGCCTTATTTTTGCCCTGACCGGCGGCGGGCCGGGTTATGATACAACTACAGTTCCAATTTATATGTATCAAAAATCTTTTATTTCCTATCAGCTGGGATATGGGACTGCCATGGCCATCGTTCTTCTCATCTTTGGAATACTGCTGAGTGCCCTCTATATGAAAAGCTTCAAGCATGAAATGTAA
- a CDS encoding extracellular solute-binding protein, protein MKRKFFIPLLLVLATTMMFANGSSDEGKSGKRTVKIAYKEPGGNEAMTKWMTAAKAEFEATYPDVSVELSANLSNEADYNTKTALILQSDDSLDIVHVDSFLVPALVGPGYLAAIPTDEWAEYNDQFAGNVKEGMKIDGSTYAVSFSTDTRGLYYSIPVFKKAGIPLPFAPKNWSDILTTVQKLHDAGIAYPIWMNGSKAQGEGTTMQTFEMLISGTKDWIIDGDKWVAKADGITHSLKFIQAIYDMGVYTNNELATMLDAQGWQALNKKMLEGKEIGIVLDGNWKGGDFKGYEDSIAVTAMPQEFGNGFTSMSGGWTLGISSLSKNKDLAMDFLKIACNKKNMLLYVNTSGDMTTRRDVAADKAYIEGGQFRADMTPFAEYTHFRPGKELYPSISVEIQAAVEAVITGKMSADEAAESYAVNVKDLAGEGNWIEK, encoded by the coding sequence ATGAAGAGAAAATTTTTTATCCCGTTGTTACTGGTGCTGGCAACAACAATGATGTTTGCCAATGGATCGTCTGATGAGGGAAAATCAGGAAAAAGAACTGTCAAGATTGCCTACAAAGAACCTGGTGGTAATGAAGCCATGACAAAATGGATGACCGCCGCGAAAGCAGAATTTGAGGCAACATATCCTGACGTCTCAGTAGAACTATCTGCCAACTTGAGTAATGAAGCGGATTATAACACAAAGACGGCTCTTATTTTACAATCTGATGATTCTCTGGATATCGTTCACGTGGACAGCTTTCTGGTTCCGGCTCTTGTAGGACCCGGTTATCTGGCAGCAATTCCCACTGATGAATGGGCCGAGTATAACGATCAGTTTGCTGGAAATGTCAAAGAGGGAATGAAGATTGACGGCAGTACCTATGCTGTTTCATTTTCCACGGACACACGCGGTCTTTACTACAGCATCCCTGTATTCAAAAAAGCGGGAATACCCCTGCCCTTCGCTCCCAAAAACTGGTCGGATATTCTGACTACGGTTCAAAAACTTCATGATGCAGGGATCGCTTACCCCATCTGGATGAATGGATCTAAGGCCCAGGGTGAAGGGACTACAATGCAAACATTTGAAATGCTGATATCCGGGACGAAAGACTGGATTATCGACGGAGATAAATGGGTTGCAAAGGCTGATGGAATCACTCACTCATTGAAATTTATCCAGGCTATCTATGACATGGGTGTATATACGAACAATGAACTGGCTACCATGCTTGATGCCCAGGGTTGGCAGGCCCTGAATAAAAAGATGCTCGAAGGCAAAGAAATCGGGATCGTCTTGGATGGTAACTGGAAAGGTGGAGACTTTAAGGGTTATGAAGATTCGATTGCCGTCACAGCTATGCCTCAGGAATTCGGCAACGGATTTACCTCTATGAGTGGTGGTTGGACTCTAGGTATCTCTTCACTGTCAAAGAATAAAGACCTGGCCATGGACTTTCTGAAAATCGCCTGCAATAAAAAGAATATGCTTCTCTATGTCAATACTTCCGGAGACATGACGACCCGACGGGATGTGGCTGCAGATAAAGCCTATATTGAAGGCGGCCAATTTAGAGCCGATATGACACCCTTTGCAGAATATACCCACTTCCGTCCGGGTAAGGAACTGTATCCCAGCATCTCAGTTGAGATTCAGGCTGCTGTCGAAGCTGTCATCACCGGTAAAATGAGCGCTGATGAAGCTGCTGAATCCTATGCCGTCAATGTGAAAGACCTTGCCGGTGAAGGCAACTGGATAGAAAAATAA
- a CDS encoding GntR family transcriptional regulator — translation MREPQYYKIYKHILNRINSGELQDGSTLETEMELTKQFKVSRVTIRKAMELLVEEGFITRQRGKGTVVTLNGDSPGSPGLPVSLKTGSSFASGGQRVIGFILPDFSSSFGMKILAGIEKEAEKCGFYLVIKLTKGDQKLEEKAIRDLLVLGVNGLIILPQHGEYYNPVIMELSIKEFPFVLVDRELRGLKSSYVGTDNREGSYRGITSLINKGHRNILYLSSPVRNTSVLEDRLEGARAAFDAQDIPILESRFLTDFHSTRPESRSLAYVDIDKKILFDYFSREKGITALFACEYDLALLAYLVLKELGIRVPEDVSILCFDSPADYLGQYDFTHLRQNESEMGVLAMDMLNEIIEGESRLQKSVLPVELIEGNSVRSII, via the coding sequence ATGAGAGAACCTCAATATTACAAGATATATAAACATATTCTAAATAGAATCAACAGTGGTGAACTGCAGGATGGTTCCACTCTGGAAACAGAGATGGAGCTGACGAAGCAATTCAAGGTCAGCAGGGTCACCATACGCAAAGCCATGGAACTTCTGGTTGAAGAAGGTTTTATTACCCGCCAGCGGGGAAAGGGGACCGTGGTGACTCTCAATGGAGATTCCCCTGGGAGTCCCGGGTTGCCCGTCTCTTTGAAAACCGGTTCATCCTTCGCTTCAGGAGGGCAGCGGGTCATCGGTTTTATACTTCCTGATTTTTCATCCAGTTTCGGAATGAAGATCCTGGCGGGGATTGAAAAAGAAGCGGAGAAATGCGGATTTTACCTTGTTATAAAACTGACAAAAGGCGATCAGAAGCTGGAGGAAAAGGCTATCCGGGATCTTCTCGTCCTGGGAGTGAATGGACTGATCATCCTCCCTCAGCATGGTGAGTATTACAATCCGGTCATCATGGAATTATCCATCAAAGAGTTTCCCTTTGTTTTGGTAGATCGTGAGTTACGGGGGTTGAAGTCCTCATATGTGGGAACAGACAACCGGGAAGGATCCTACCGGGGTATTACTTCTCTCATTAACAAAGGGCACCGCAATATTCTGTATTTGTCTTCTCCTGTCCGTAACACCTCGGTTCTGGAAGATCGGCTGGAGGGAGCCCGTGCGGCCTTTGATGCCCAGGATATTCCCATTCTCGAATCACGTTTCCTGACAGATTTTCATAGTACCAGACCGGAAAGCCGGTCTCTTGCTTATGTGGATATTGATAAGAAAATTCTTTTCGACTATTTTAGCCGGGAGAAGGGGATCACTGCACTTTTTGCCTGCGAATATGACCTGGCATTGCTGGCGTATCTGGTTTTGAAAGAGCTGGGAATTCGGGTTCCCGAAGACGTTTCCATCCTCTGTTTTGACAGCCCTGCCGATTATCTGGGTCAGTATGATTTTACACACCTCAGACAGAATGAATCTGAAATGGGTGTTCTGGCCATGGATATGCTGAATGAGATCATAGAGGGTGAGAGCCGTCTCCAGAAGTCTGTACTCCCTGTAGAACTGATCGAAGGCAATTCTGTAAGATCAATTATATAG
- a CDS encoding Cof-type HAD-IIB family hydrolase, which produces MNKIKLIACDMDGTLLDDDKQISRENIEAIAKLKTRGIYFVIATGRHDSMVKSYLDTLGLEMPVISCNGAMVREPFSNHLFSSIPLLSDQVLVIIQACKLHHADYHIYARDVIYGETLTSRMFYYNERNKTLPDRDKIKLLVSRDFKKYVADNTGELYKVLIIPPRQEDFIAIQKEIFKSTGLHAFQSDSELLDVSQKGITKAHAIQVLCNELNIDRSETAAIGDQLNDLDMIEYAGVGVAMKNAVPRVKEAAQIITETTNHQNGVAEALERLMGRS; this is translated from the coding sequence ATGAACAAGATTAAACTCATAGCCTGCGACATGGACGGGACCCTCCTGGATGATGATAAACAGATCTCCCGGGAGAACATCGAGGCCATTGCCAAACTGAAGACCAGAGGAATCTATTTTGTCATTGCCACTGGCAGGCATGATTCCATGGTCAAGAGCTACCTGGATACACTGGGACTCGAAATGCCCGTCATCTCCTGTAATGGTGCCATGGTGAGAGAGCCCTTCTCCAACCATCTGTTTTCATCGATCCCCCTCCTTTCAGATCAGGTGCTGGTGATCATTCAAGCCTGTAAACTCCACCATGCGGACTACCATATTTATGCACGGGATGTCATATACGGAGAAACCCTGACCAGCCGGATGTTCTACTACAATGAACGAAATAAGACCCTGCCCGACCGGGACAAGATAAAGCTCTTAGTGTCTCGGGACTTCAAAAAATATGTGGCCGACAACACGGGGGAGCTCTACAAGGTATTGATCATTCCTCCAAGGCAGGAAGACTTTATAGCTATTCAGAAGGAGATCTTCAAATCAACCGGTCTCCACGCATTTCAATCGGATTCAGAACTTCTGGATGTATCCCAGAAAGGAATCACCAAGGCCCATGCCATTCAAGTCCTCTGCAATGAGCTAAACATTGACAGAAGTGAAACAGCAGCCATCGGCGATCAGCTGAATGACCTCGATATGATTGAGTATGCCGGAGTAGGCGTCGCCATGAAGAATGCAGTTCCCCGTGTAAAAGAAGCAGCCCAGATCATAACCGAAACTACGAACCATCAGAATGGAGTCGCCGAAGCCCTGGAACGCCTGATGGGACGTTCCTGA
- a CDS encoding PilZN3 domain-containing protein, which translates to MNNYQIKQYSEQFADKSITINPYIMKKLGIIKAKSLIRINDYQLVCVPYTISLSDCRILLILSPKEQSIITEGSKGNIMLHLEFHHPNLDKDIPLFFRIAIKSFKQLNTRLNQCLLEASLLTVPQDYREILLEYFLKNEENLTIYKDPELSEKIVTAKQFEPLKMKKQGFIRFSNDLKLHCRIITTSLQKIVLFIDTEESILKSPPEKIILEIILAGDPFFINSSFLDYSVSTEVEGFFIVSLKLEYSSILTEGLAPLLKGEKIPQEETIKEEKPIDESSVRDEEAEENSDADDVLEESPVS; encoded by the coding sequence ATGAACAACTACCAGATCAAACAGTATTCTGAACAATTCGCAGACAAGTCGATCACCATCAATCCCTATATCATGAAGAAACTGGGGATCATCAAGGCAAAGAGTCTTATTCGGATCAACGACTACCAGCTGGTGTGCGTACCCTATACCATATCCCTTTCTGACTGCCGGATTCTCCTGATCCTCAGCCCTAAGGAACAAAGCATCATCACCGAGGGGAGTAAAGGGAACATCATGCTTCACCTCGAATTCCATCACCCTAACCTGGATAAAGATATTCCCCTGTTTTTCAGGATCGCCATCAAAAGTTTCAAACAGCTGAATACCCGTCTGAACCAGTGCCTTCTGGAAGCCTCTCTTCTGACTGTCCCTCAGGATTACAGAGAGATCCTCCTGGAGTACTTCCTGAAGAATGAAGAAAATCTAACCATTTACAAAGATCCTGAGTTGAGTGAAAAAATTGTGACTGCAAAGCAGTTTGAGCCTCTCAAAATGAAGAAACAGGGATTCATCCGATTCAGCAACGACCTCAAGCTGCACTGCCGCATCATCACAACCAGCTTACAGAAAATTGTTCTCTTTATTGATACTGAGGAGTCAATTCTAAAGTCTCCTCCTGAAAAGATCATCCTCGAAATAATACTGGCAGGAGATCCCTTCTTTATAAATTCCTCTTTCCTGGATTACAGTGTATCCACAGAAGTAGAAGGATTTTTCATTGTCAGTCTGAAGTTAGAGTATTCTTCTATTCTGACGGAGGGATTAGCACCTCTTCTAAAAGGTGAGAAGATACCTCAGGAGGAAACAATTAAGGAAGAGAAACCCATTGATGAATCTTCCGTCAGGGATGAGGAAGCAGAAGAAAATAGTGATGCCGACGACGTCCTGGAGGAATCACCCGTTTCCTGA
- a CDS encoding Hsp20/alpha crystallin family protein, translating into MTNMIVRNRVQLNPWNEMDRIWDSLYKPAQVAPRKPVVNIVNEENKVILTAELPGFGPEDIDIQVKENLLILQALKRVEIKESSEEVKEEKEEKEVVFEKSFVLPEDLRRENFVAQMKNGLLTLELPRSEKPAPLAIKVISK; encoded by the coding sequence ATGACAAATATGATCGTAAGAAACAGAGTACAGCTTAATCCCTGGAATGAAATGGATAGAATCTGGGATTCCCTGTACAAACCGGCTCAGGTCGCACCGCGCAAACCTGTTGTGAACATAGTGAACGAAGAAAACAAGGTGATCCTGACGGCAGAACTCCCCGGATTCGGTCCTGAAGACATCGACATCCAGGTGAAAGAAAACCTGTTGATCCTGCAGGCTCTGAAAAGAGTGGAAATAAAAGAGTCATCAGAAGAAGTCAAAGAAGAAAAAGAAGAAAAAGAAGTGGTTTTTGAAAAGAGTTTTGTCCTTCCTGAGGATCTGAGAAGAGAAAACTTTGTAGCACAGATGAAAAATGGTCTTTTGACCCTGGAATTGCCCCGGAGCGAAAAACCGGCTCCCCTGGCCATTAAAGTAATAAGTAAATGA
- a CDS encoding Hsp20/alpha crystallin family protein, with translation MNNIVVRRNPAPAVNAWKGLNRMFNDENSAFEAEPRKPVVHVENEESRVVLTAELPGFGSDDLDIQVNENLLTIKALKKGDKKEEEIVVFERSFVLPEDLKREDIQAEMKNGLLTLDLPRKEKPAPLAIKVKG, from the coding sequence ATGAACAATATAGTAGTACGAAGAAATCCTGCACCCGCTGTTAATGCCTGGAAAGGATTAAACAGAATGTTTAATGATGAGAACAGTGCCTTTGAGGCTGAACCCCGCAAACCCGTGGTCCATGTGGAAAACGAAGAGTCCCGGGTGGTCCTCACAGCAGAACTTCCCGGTTTCGGATCTGATGACCTGGATATACAAGTCAATGAAAACCTGCTGACCATCAAGGCTCTTAAGAAAGGCGATAAGAAGGAAGAAGAAATTGTCGTCTTTGAAAGAAGCTTTGTCCTTCCGGAAGACCTGAAAAGGGAAGACATCCAGGCCGAAATGAAGAATGGACTACTGACACTGGATCTTCCCCGCAAGGAGAAACCTGCTCCTCTGGCCATTAAGGTCAAAGGTTAA